One genomic window of Glycine max cultivar Williams 82 chromosome 16, Glycine_max_v4.0, whole genome shotgun sequence includes the following:
- the LOC100797719 gene encoding uncharacterized protein has translation MASSRKDWAVKLDYCLQDSHWIIPISDGLLESLSSLLELEEMTLNVYESSKIYKQKMKAYHDQKLLKRNFQLGQQVLLFNSRLKLFPKRLKSKWSSPFTIKDVKPYEAIKLMDPSSTDPEQSWIMNGQRLKIYNGGNIERLATIIHLQDP, from the exons ATGGCTTCCTCGAGAAAGGATTGGGCCGTGAAGTTGGATTACTGCCTTCAAGACTCCCATTGGATTATTCCCATTTCAGATGGTTTATTGGAAAGCTTGTCCTCT CTTCTAGAGTTGGAGGAAATGACACTCAATGTCTACGAATCCTCCAAGATTTATAAGCAAAAGATGAAGGCATACCATGATCAGAAACTACTGAAGAGGAACTTCCAGCTCGGACAACAAGTGTTGTTGTTCAATTCCCGACTAAAGCTTTTTCCTAAAAGACTCAAGTCCAAGTGGTCTAGCCCCTTCACAATCAAAGATGTGAAGCCCTATGAAGCGATTAAACTGATGGATCCTTCATCTACTGACCCAGAGCAAAGCTGGATTATGaatggccaaaggttgaagaTCTACAATGGTGGCAATATTGAGAGATTGGCCACCATCATCCACCTCCAAGACCCATGA
- the LOC121173670 gene encoding uncharacterized protein, which yields MLCSCSWLLWVYKFTIGTLLLTFDKNQLNVSAVYQGRERLVEWKKDPLFPNATLYWNTIIYGIYHLPHFLQNAGHFKIDALLKIPIEDAQTHSSDEPRWRS from the exons ATGCTTTGCTCTTGCTCTTGGCTTTTGTGGGTCTACAAATTTACAATTGGGACTCTACTGCTCACGTTTGATAAAAATCAACTCAATGTTAGTGCAGTCTATCAAG GGAGAGAAAGACTTGTTGAGTGGAAAAAGGACCCATTATTCCCTAATGCAACATTGTACTGGAATACTATTATCTATGGTATATATCACCTTCCTCATTTTCTCCAGAATGCTGGACATTTCAAAATTGATGCACTACTCAAG ATTCCAATAGAGGATGCTCAGACTCACAGCAGTGACGAACCTCGATGGCGGTCATGA
- the LOC102661835 gene encoding uncharacterized protein, with translation MTLQLADHSITRPFGVVEDVLVKIHQLTFPVDFVIMEIEDVKIPLIVGRPFMLTAKCVADMDETKLVVNPVESSSVFMGPKQVKTRAIPDIPAAPPPAVPPLDISPPSTSQTFMPFSLSEKLLPMLHNLYHGQYLQMQSLHHLSLQ, from the exons ATGACACTCCAGCTAGCAGATCATTCCATCACAAGACCATTCGGGGTAGTTGAAGATGTCCTGGTCAAAATCCACCAACTCACTTTTCCAGTAGACTTTGTAATCATGGAAATTGAAGATGTTAAGATCCCATTGATTGTAGGTCGTCCATTCATGCTGACTGCAAAGTGTGTTGCAGACATGG ATGAAACCAAGCTAGTTGTGAATCCTGTAGAATCTTCTAGTGTCTTCATGGGGCCAAAACAGGTCAAGACCCGAGCCATTCCAGACATTCCAGCAGCTCCTCCACCAGCGGTCCCTCCTCTAGACATCTCTCCTCCATCTACCAGCCAGACCTTTATGCCTTTTTCTCTGTCGGAGAAACTCCTCCCTATGTTGCATAACCTCTACCATGGCCAGTACCTACAGATGCAGAGCCTCCACCATCTCTCCCTCCAGTAG